From a single bacterium genomic region:
- a CDS encoding DUF2723 domain-containing protein — protein MRRYFVDPILSALGGLVFLLTTVVYLATVSRTVSFWDCGEFIACSHILGIPHPPGAPLYILLGRIFAMLPIAGDIGHRVNLLSSFSSAAAATLGFFVTARLITWWYSDRYPDPRLGPTERLSVYAGSLCGALLFAFSSTNWSNSVEAEVYGLSMFLMMALIWLALIWAQKRDEPGSERFLIAIALVAFLSIGVHMTVFLVMPPIFLLVVWLSPQLRRDWRFWLSGVVMFLVTVNVSLFLWSMTGLLAITGVVSAYRRWGLAPTILTVVLWGLGGLWALRTGEPWPVFLSVLAWGLAIIPWVMVGTAWRLSFFLIVAALVGYSTQAYIPIRAQQNPSINENEPKDWDAFRGFLERKQYGTETMFERALIRRGELANQLGQHPRMGFWGFFDRQYGYNDLAFLPLFGLGMLGVYQLFRSRRALGIVLLLLLLITSVGLVWYMNFADGTRYNAATQDAYLEVRDRDYFFTPAFILFGLAIGMGGGALIRWLGGGSVIWPLAGALVIACLPLRTLQANYHVNDRSRNFLAYDYAYNLLASADPGAMFFTNGDNDTFPVWCLQEVYGVRRDVQIINLSLLNTHWYIRQLRDLRKVPMDLPDDKLARMVHYYRNDGSIRRVQDQMIDAILMANKNRIPVNFAVTVTEGNRRFREQSLEPYLVLTGMSYRLVADTGTGRIDVARLDSLVWQVYQYRGVNDPTVYKDENGERMTGSYLAGFYYLGDTLRRAGDFEGAIRQMKRALELLPGLCEPYVYLAQLYTDTRQPDSLEALYPLSQRVTAEWERAATAIGYSLRRLGRAERGDAILRDVLARNTAYEPAYRTLVQAYYGERRFDSLLALMERWSLANPGDQQTRVLLDSVRVLARLQSAAPAPTPP, from the coding sequence ATGCGCCGCTACTTTGTCGATCCGATCCTCAGCGCTCTGGGCGGTTTGGTTTTCCTGCTGACCACGGTGGTCTACCTGGCGACCGTCTCGCGCACGGTCTCCTTCTGGGACTGCGGCGAATTCATTGCCTGCTCCCACATTCTCGGCATTCCCCATCCTCCCGGCGCGCCGCTTTACATCCTGCTGGGACGCATCTTCGCGATGCTGCCGATTGCCGGCGACATCGGCCACCGGGTCAATCTGCTCTCGTCGTTTTCCAGCGCCGCGGCCGCCACGCTGGGATTCTTCGTCACCGCGCGGCTGATCACCTGGTGGTACTCCGACCGCTACCCCGATCCCAGGCTGGGCCCGACCGAGCGGTTGTCGGTCTACGCCGGGTCGCTGTGCGGCGCGCTGTTGTTTGCGTTTTCCTCGACCAACTGGAGCAACTCGGTGGAGGCCGAAGTCTATGGTCTCTCGATGTTCCTGATGATGGCGCTGATCTGGCTGGCGCTGATCTGGGCGCAAAAACGCGACGAGCCGGGCAGCGAGCGGTTTCTCATCGCCATTGCGCTCGTCGCCTTTCTCTCCATTGGCGTCCACATGACCGTCTTCCTGGTCATGCCGCCGATTTTCCTTTTGGTCGTGTGGCTCTCGCCGCAGTTGCGCCGTGACTGGCGCTTCTGGCTTTCCGGCGTCGTGATGTTCCTGGTCACCGTCAATGTCTCGCTCTTCCTCTGGTCCATGACCGGACTTCTGGCGATCACCGGCGTGGTCAGCGCTTATAGGCGTTGGGGACTGGCGCCAACGATCCTCACCGTCGTCCTGTGGGGCCTCGGCGGACTCTGGGCGCTGCGCACCGGCGAACCCTGGCCGGTCTTCCTGTCGGTTCTGGCCTGGGGGCTGGCAATCATCCCGTGGGTCATGGTCGGCACGGCCTGGCGGTTGTCATTCTTCCTGATTGTGGCCGCGCTGGTCGGCTATTCGACGCAGGCGTACATCCCGATCCGCGCCCAGCAGAATCCCTCGATAAACGAGAACGAACCGAAGGATTGGGATGCCTTCCGCGGCTTTCTTGAGCGCAAGCAGTACGGCACCGAGACGATGTTCGAGCGCGCGCTGATCCGTCGCGGTGAACTGGCCAACCAACTGGGACAGCATCCCCGCATGGGCTTCTGGGGCTTTTTTGACCGCCAGTACGGTTACAATGACCTTGCCTTTCTGCCGTTGTTCGGGCTCGGCATGCTGGGGGTCTACCAGTTGTTCCGCTCACGGCGCGCGCTGGGGATCGTCCTCCTGCTGCTCTTGCTGATCACATCGGTGGGGCTGGTCTGGTACATGAATTTCGCCGACGGCACCCGCTACAACGCGGCGACCCAGGATGCCTACCTCGAGGTTCGCGATCGTGACTATTTCTTCACGCCGGCGTTCATCCTCTTCGGGCTCGCCATCGGCATGGGCGGAGGGGCGCTGATCCGCTGGCTGGGCGGCGGGTCCGTCATCTGGCCGCTGGCCGGCGCGCTGGTGATCGCGTGTCTGCCGCTGCGCACCCTGCAGGCGAACTACCACGTCAACGACCGGTCGCGCAACTTTCTCGCCTACGACTACGCCTACAACCTGCTGGCCTCGGCCGACCCGGGGGCGATGTTCTTCACCAACGGCGACAATGACACCTTCCCGGTCTGGTGCCTGCAGGAAGTCTATGGGGTCCGTCGTGATGTCCAGATCATCAACCTGAGTCTGCTCAACACGCACTGGTACATCCGCCAGCTGCGCGATCTGCGCAAGGTGCCGATGGATCTGCCCGATGACAAGCTCGCGCGGATGGTGCACTACTATCGCAACGACGGCAGCATCCGCCGCGTGCAGGACCAAATGATCGACGCCATCCTGATGGCGAACAAGAACCGCATCCCGGTCAACTTCGCGGTGACGGTCACCGAAGGCAACCGCCGCTTCCGCGAGCAGTCGCTCGAACCCTACCTGGTGCTCACCGGCATGTCGTACCGATTGGTCGCCGACACCGGCACCGGACGAATCGATGTCGCGCGGCTCGACAGCCTGGTCTGGCAGGTCTACCAGTACCGCGGCGTCAATGACCCCACGGTGTACAAGGACGAAAACGGCGAGCGGATGACGGGCAGTTACCTTGCCGGCTTCTATTACCTGGGCGACACTCTCCGCCGCGCCGGCGATTTCGAAGGCGCCATCCGTCAGATGAAGCGCGCGTTGGAACTACTGCCGGGGCTGTGCGAACCGTACGTCTATCTGGCCCAGCTCTACACCGACACCCGGCAACCCGACAGCCTGGAAGCCCTCTATCCGCTGTCGCAGCGGGTGACCGCCGAGTGGGAGCGGGCGGCCACCGCCATCGGCTACTCGCTGCGCCGTCTTGGACGCGCCGAGCGGGGAGATGCCATCCTGCGCGACGTGTTGGCGCGCAACACCGCGTATGAGCCGGCCTACCGCACGCTGGTTCAGGCCTACTACGGCGAGCGCCGCTTCGATTCGCTGTTGGCCTTGATGGAGCGTTGGTCTCTCGCCAACCCCGGCGACCAGCAGACCCGGGTGTTGCTCGACTCGGTGCGCGTGCTGGCGCGGCTGCAGTCGGCGGCTCCGGCACCGACGCCCCCATAG
- a CDS encoding ATP-binding protein yields MALILVSQVSPLLLIVRLVDSEIQRADTRLQEAAATLAEAWLRTNTPDYSDLDVSPLVDGHALQHLRLAAFLPDTSGGNWYYLATSMHSRRRPGWDSVSHIPPVPEEARQRHGVRALVVTEIWDGHPVRAELVTATPAVAGLWRQFRLELWLRGILLTSFVLFTILFYRLVLLPFHDMRRRSAALVESGVIPPGPDGSDQDPEYVMATFDHLVHKLSRQAGQMELRALDSERRARDVERFNEYILTSMTTGMIILDQQGEILRFNRAAELILRMPAAAMIGRHYTQSGLADNLLEMFAAGLERGEVFSRHELRVDREGAEPIYLGINTSCIKSDTDETVGLSILLTDLTAIKKLQDEVAENQRLADLGELAAGLAHQLRNSMAAILGYGRLLRQSVPEEGQLGDWAEGLLNETAETSDMISRFLDFARPLHAEKHTVHLGELLDSAAGAVRAQADAAGVQIETLSRPEQAPCVSGDELLLKQVFVNLLQNAIEASRPGSRISIAIAHQTANGGRWVVSVADQGSGIAPAEQGRIFHPFYTTKDAGTGLGLALARKIVVSHGGSLILQSSTPQGSTFLVVLPACPTPIPAPGVGALA; encoded by the coding sequence GTGGCCCTGATCCTGGTCAGCCAGGTCTCCCCCCTGCTGCTCATCGTGCGCCTGGTCGACAGCGAGATCCAACGTGCCGACACGCGGCTGCAGGAAGCGGCCGCGACGCTGGCGGAGGCCTGGCTGCGCACCAATACGCCCGACTACTCCGATCTGGATGTGTCGCCTCTGGTCGACGGTCATGCCCTGCAGCATTTGCGTTTGGCCGCCTTTCTCCCTGACACGTCGGGCGGCAACTGGTACTACCTGGCCACCTCGATGCACAGCCGTCGCCGTCCCGGCTGGGACTCGGTGTCGCACATCCCGCCGGTGCCGGAGGAGGCGCGTCAGCGCCACGGCGTGCGCGCGCTGGTGGTGACCGAGATTTGGGATGGCCATCCGGTGCGCGCGGAATTGGTCACCGCCACGCCGGCGGTGGCGGGGTTGTGGCGGCAGTTTCGTCTGGAGCTGTGGCTGCGCGGCATCCTGCTGACCTCGTTTGTGCTGTTCACGATCCTGTTTTACCGCCTGGTGCTCCTCCCCTTCCATGACATGCGACGGCGCTCGGCGGCGTTGGTCGAAAGCGGCGTCATTCCGCCCGGCCCCGACGGGAGCGATCAGGACCCTGAGTATGTGATGGCCACCTTCGATCATCTGGTGCACAAGCTCTCGCGCCAGGCCGGTCAGATGGAGCTGCGGGCATTGGACTCCGAGCGGCGCGCCCGCGATGTCGAGCGCTTCAACGAATACATCCTCACGTCGATGACCACCGGCATGATCATCCTCGATCAACAGGGCGAAATCCTGCGCTTCAACCGCGCCGCCGAACTGATCCTGCGCATGCCGGCGGCGGCGATGATCGGACGGCATTACACCCAGTCGGGGCTGGCGGACAATCTGCTGGAGATGTTCGCGGCCGGGCTGGAGCGCGGCGAAGTCTTCTCGCGGCACGAACTGCGTGTCGACCGCGAGGGGGCCGAGCCGATCTACCTGGGGATCAACACTTCGTGCATCAAAAGCGACACCGACGAGACCGTCGGCTTAAGCATCCTGCTCACCGATCTGACCGCGATCAAGAAACTGCAGGATGAAGTAGCGGAAAATCAGCGCCTGGCCGACCTCGGCGAACTGGCGGCCGGGCTGGCGCATCAGCTGCGCAATTCGATGGCGGCGATCCTGGGTTATGGACGTCTCCTGCGTCAATCAGTGCCGGAGGAGGGGCAGTTGGGCGACTGGGCCGAAGGGCTGTTGAACGAGACCGCCGAGACTTCGGACATGATCAGCCGCTTCCTCGACTTCGCCCGTCCGCTGCATGCCGAGAAGCACACTGTTCACTTGGGCGAACTGCTCGATTCGGCCGCGGGAGCGGTGCGCGCGCAGGCGGATGCGGCGGGGGTGCAGATCGAGACGCTGTCGCGGCCCGAACAGGCCCCGTGTGTGAGCGGCGATGAACTGCTGCTCAAGCAGGTGTTCGTCAATCTTCTGCAGAATGCGATCGAGGCCTCGCGTCCGGGAAGTCGGATTTCGATCGCGATCGCTCATCAGACCGCCAACGGCGGGCGTTGGGTGGTCAGCGTGGCCGATCAGGGGTCCGGCATCGCGCCGGCCGAGCAGGGACGCATCTTCCATCCGTTCTACACCACCAAGGACGCCGGCACCGGCCTGGGGCTGGCGCTGGCGCGCAAGATCGTCGTCTCGCATGGCGGCAGTCTCATCCTGCAATCCTCGACACCGCAGGGCTCGACCTTCCTGGTGGTTCTCCCCGCATGCCCGACCCCGATCCCCGCGCCGGGTGTGGGCGCGCTGGCCTGA
- a CDS encoding riboflavin synthase, which translates to MFTGLVSDIGFVRALSPSAGGMRWTIHAPRTAAEIKPGDSVNIAGACQTVETVSGELFTGTSIQETLKATNYGDWTVGRRVNLELALRPTDRLGGHFVTGHIDTTGAVTDIRVSPAGHWVDVRFAPRFDRWVLRKGSIAIEGVSLTVMDKSPGLLTVSFIPETVARTTLADLRRGDRVNLEFDMLVKAVVPDPESSRLDEQALVRAGWK; encoded by the coding sequence ATGTTCACCGGCCTGGTTTCCGATATCGGCTTCGTCCGCGCCCTGTCTCCCTCCGCCGGCGGGATGCGCTGGACCATCCACGCTCCCCGCACCGCCGCCGAGATCAAGCCCGGCGATTCGGTCAACATCGCCGGCGCCTGTCAGACGGTGGAGACCGTGTCCGGCGAACTGTTCACCGGTACCTCCATTCAGGAAACGCTGAAGGCCACCAACTACGGCGACTGGACCGTGGGACGGCGGGTCAATCTTGAACTCGCGCTGCGACCGACCGACCGTCTGGGTGGCCACTTTGTGACCGGCCACATCGACACGACCGGAGCGGTGACCGACATCCGCGTGTCCCCGGCGGGGCACTGGGTCGATGTCCGCTTCGCGCCCCGCTTCGACCGCTGGGTGTTGCGCAAGGGCTCGATCGCCATCGAGGGTGTCAGTCTGACCGTCATGGACAAATCACCCGGCCTGTTGACCGTCTCCTTCATCCCGGAGACCGTCGCGCGCACCACGCTCGCCGACCTGCGCCGCGGCGACCGGGTCAATCTCGAGTTCGACATGCTGGTGAAGGCCGTGGTCCCCGATCCGGAATCATCCCGCCTCGACGAGCAGGCGCTTGTCCGCGCGGGTTGGAAATAG
- the ribE gene encoding 6,7-dimethyl-8-ribityllumazine synthase, translating to MPTYIEGHLNAAGRKFAVTVSRFNHFITDQLLTGCIDTLVRHGASDADITVVRVPGSFEIPPTVQRLAKSGKYDAVIALGAVIRGDTPHFDFIAAEVTKGVAQIGLAGDTPVIYGVITTDTLEQAIERAGTKSGNKGADAALSAIEMADLRRKL from the coding sequence ATGCCCACCTATATCGAAGGTCATCTCAACGCCGCCGGACGGAAGTTCGCCGTGACGGTCTCCCGCTTCAACCACTTCATCACCGATCAACTGCTGACGGGGTGCATCGACACGTTGGTCCGGCATGGCGCATCCGATGCCGACATCACGGTGGTGCGTGTGCCCGGATCGTTCGAGATTCCGCCGACGGTGCAGCGGCTGGCGAAATCGGGCAAGTACGACGCGGTGATCGCGCTCGGCGCGGTCATCCGCGGCGACACGCCCCATTTCGACTTCATCGCGGCCGAGGTTACCAAAGGGGTGGCGCAGATCGGGCTGGCGGGCGACACGCCGGTCATCTATGGCGTCATCACCACCGACACGCTCGAACAGGCGATCGAACGCGCCGGCACCAAGTCGGGCAACAAGGGCGCCGACGCGGCGCTATCGGCCATCGAAATGGCGGATCTGCGGCGGAAACTGTAA
- a CDS encoding bifunctional 3,4-dihydroxy-2-butanone-4-phosphate synthase/GTP cyclohydrolase II, with product MKTATPHPPEPVRLDPIESAIAAIGRGEIIIVVDDEHRENEGDFILAAEHATPEKINFLVTHARGLVCVALEKTQLAALDLHPMVRHSNAKMQTAFTESVDLIDGTTTGISAADRALTIRALVDPGTRPEHLARPGHVFPLAAVDGGVLVRAGHTEAAVDLARLAGLRPAGVVCEVMDDDGSMARLPRLRQIADRHGMPLVSITALIAHRRRNERLVKKIEEVDMPSQHGNFRLHLYESLVDGDHHVALVRGDVAGRADVLVRVHSQCLTGDVFGSERCDCGQQRDEALRMIDRAGAGVFLYMRQEGRGIGLANKIHAYHLQENGLDTVDANLKLGFPADLRDYGLGAQILRDLGLSTIRLLTNNPRKVVGLEGYGLKIVERVPIEIPASHSNRRYLETKRDRLGHLLSVAEESGAGEVNGAPWIIPDRW from the coding sequence GTGAAGACCGCCACGCCACATCCGCCGGAGCCGGTCCGTCTCGATCCGATCGAATCGGCGATCGCGGCCATCGGCCGTGGCGAGATCATCATCGTGGTCGATGACGAGCACCGCGAGAATGAGGGCGATTTCATTCTCGCCGCCGAGCATGCCACCCCGGAGAAGATCAACTTTCTGGTGACCCACGCGCGCGGTCTGGTGTGCGTCGCGCTGGAGAAGACGCAGCTGGCCGCCCTTGATCTGCACCCGATGGTGCGTCATTCGAACGCCAAGATGCAGACCGCCTTCACCGAATCGGTCGACCTGATCGACGGGACCACCACCGGCATTTCGGCGGCCGACCGCGCGTTGACCATCCGCGCGCTGGTCGATCCGGGGACGCGTCCCGAGCACCTGGCGCGTCCGGGCCATGTCTTCCCGTTGGCGGCGGTCGACGGCGGCGTGTTGGTGCGCGCCGGCCACACCGAGGCCGCGGTCGATCTGGCGCGTCTGGCCGGGCTGCGCCCCGCGGGCGTGGTCTGTGAGGTGATGGACGATGACGGCTCGATGGCGCGTCTGCCGCGCCTGCGCCAGATCGCCGACCGTCACGGCATGCCGCTGGTCTCGATCACCGCCCTGATCGCCCACCGCCGCCGCAACGAGCGGCTGGTGAAGAAAATTGAGGAAGTCGACATGCCGTCGCAGCACGGCAACTTCCGACTGCATCTGTACGAATCGCTGGTCGACGGCGACCATCATGTCGCGCTGGTGCGCGGCGACGTGGCCGGGCGCGCGGATGTCCTCGTCCGGGTGCACTCGCAATGCCTGACCGGCGATGTCTTCGGCTCCGAGCGCTGCGATTGCGGGCAGCAGCGTGATGAGGCGTTGCGCATGATCGACCGCGCCGGCGCGGGCGTTTTCCTCTACATGCGGCAGGAGGGACGCGGCATCGGGCTGGCCAACAAAATTCACGCCTACCATCTGCAGGAAAATGGACTGGACACGGTCGACGCCAATCTGAAATTGGGATTCCCGGCCGACTTGCGCGATTACGGCCTCGGCGCTCAGATTCTGCGCGACCTGGGACTTTCGACCATCCGCCTGTTGACCAACAATCCGCGCAAGGTTGTCGGGCTGGAGGGATACGGACTGAAGATTGTCGAACGGGTCCCGATTGAGATTCCCGCGTCGCACAGCAACCGCCGCTACCTCGAAACCAAACGCGACCGCCTGGGCCATCTATTGTCGGTGGCGGAGGAGTCCGGCGCCGGGGAAGTCAACGGCGCCCCGTGGATCATCCCGGACCGCTGGTAG
- the ribD gene encoding bifunctional diaminohydroxyphosphoribosylaminopyrimidine deaminase/5-amino-6-(5-phosphoribosylamino)uracil reductase RibD, protein MTIDQQALDRQWMAEVIALAEHGAGRTSPNPMVGAIVVKNGLEVGRGWHQRAGGPHAEVIALEQAGERAQGATLYVNLEPCSHFGKTPPCVKAILDAGIATVVCAMEDPNPQVNGSGIRHLRAQGVGVRVGVLRRAAMRQNEAHIKFSVTGLPLITLKIAQTLDGKIATLGGRREMVTGPEARQFVHSLRARYDAVLVGRNTVALDDPALTVREVPGRDPLRLILDSWGRIPLGARVFRENADKKTVRVGLSMGKRPDTSPHPDCFDWYLDHDDRHQVDLHQMLKKAASNGITSILVEGGAEVFGSFIREQLADKAHLIVSTRLLGAGGIGSTGKWKAPSLDAAVRLIDSDVRWLGRDLLITGYPDYGPESSEPPLVAPEPDVESATNAGPAGVIVEEETSAPQRAEER, encoded by the coding sequence GTGACGATAGATCAACAGGCACTGGATCGTCAGTGGATGGCCGAGGTCATTGCGCTGGCGGAGCATGGCGCCGGCCGCACCAGCCCCAATCCGATGGTCGGCGCCATTGTGGTGAAAAATGGCCTCGAGGTCGGCCGCGGCTGGCACCAACGGGCGGGCGGCCCACACGCGGAAGTGATCGCGCTCGAACAGGCCGGGGAACGCGCCCAGGGCGCCACGCTCTATGTCAACCTCGAGCCCTGCTCGCATTTCGGCAAGACTCCGCCCTGCGTCAAAGCCATCCTCGATGCCGGCATCGCCACCGTGGTCTGCGCGATGGAAGACCCCAACCCGCAGGTCAACGGCAGCGGCATCCGCCATCTGCGCGCGCAAGGGGTGGGGGTGCGTGTCGGCGTGTTGCGGCGCGCGGCGATGCGTCAGAATGAGGCGCACATCAAGTTCTCGGTGACCGGCCTGCCGTTGATCACGCTCAAGATCGCGCAGACGCTCGACGGCAAGATCGCCACGCTCGGCGGACGTCGGGAGATGGTCACCGGTCCCGAGGCGCGGCAGTTTGTTCACTCGCTGCGCGCCCGCTACGATGCGGTCCTGGTCGGACGCAACACCGTGGCGCTGGATGATCCGGCGCTGACGGTGCGCGAGGTGCCCGGACGCGATCCGTTGCGGCTGATCCTCGACTCCTGGGGACGGATCCCGCTCGGCGCCCGGGTGTTCAGGGAGAACGCCGACAAAAAGACGGTGCGCGTCGGGTTGTCGATGGGCAAACGCCCCGACACCTCGCCGCACCCCGATTGCTTCGACTGGTACCTCGACCATGACGATCGCCATCAGGTCGATCTGCACCAGATGCTGAAGAAGGCCGCCAGCAACGGCATCACCAGCATCCTGGTGGAGGGCGGCGCCGAAGTGTTCGGCTCCTTCATCCGCGAACAGTTGGCCGACAAAGCGCATCTGATCGTCTCCACGCGTCTGCTCGGCGCCGGCGGCATCGGATCGACCGGCAAGTGGAAGGCGCCGTCGCTGGATGCGGCGGTGAGGCTGATCGATTCGGATGTGCGCTGGCTGGGACGCGATTTGCTGATTACCGGCTATCCGGATTATGGCCCCGAATCCAGCGAGCCGCCGCTCGTTGCGCCTGAACCGGATGTCGAATCGGCGACGAATGCCGGGCCGGCCGGGGTCATCGTCGAGGAAGAAACCAGCGCGCCGCAGCGCGCCGAGGAGCGATAG
- a CDS encoding thermonuclease family protein, with protein sequence MRGNISFGALLILLLGVALSACGKKSQPPAEEGVTVVGVIDGDTVELEDGRTIRLVGIDTPERGDTDYDSASALTRRLVLRKRVRLEYDRDQTDRYGRTLAFLWTGDQLVNREIVRAGWAWCYFFEGNLRHSRELLLAQHEAMEAHRGHWKNPQTETAEYYRASFLFYRFHRPECKSMDNVDPDLEVVYYSKDSAFYDGYAPCSRCTP encoded by the coding sequence ATGCGAGGGAACATCAGCTTTGGCGCGTTGCTCATCCTGCTTCTGGGGGTGGCGCTCTCCGCCTGTGGCAAAAAGAGCCAGCCGCCGGCGGAGGAGGGGGTGACCGTGGTCGGCGTCATCGACGGCGACACGGTCGAACTGGAGGACGGGCGCACCATCCGTCTGGTCGGCATCGACACCCCCGAGCGCGGCGACACCGACTACGATTCCGCCTCGGCTTTGACCCGAAGGCTGGTTCTGCGCAAGCGGGTGCGTTTGGAGTATGACCGTGATCAGACCGACCGCTATGGACGCACCCTCGCCTTCCTCTGGACGGGGGACCAGTTGGTCAATCGCGAGATTGTCCGCGCCGGATGGGCCTGGTGCTACTTTTTCGAAGGCAACCTGCGCCATTCGCGCGAACTGTTGCTGGCGCAGCATGAAGCGATGGAGGCCCATCGCGGCCATTGGAAGAATCCGCAGACCGAGACCGCCGAGTACTATCGCGCCTCGTTTCTGTTCTACCGCTTCCACCGCCCCGAATGCAAGAGCATGGACAACGTCGATCCCGATCTGGAGGTGGTTTACTACTCCAAGGATTCGGCGTTCTACGATGGCTACGCCCCATGCAGCCGCTGCACGCCGTGA
- the nusB gene encoding transcription antitermination factor NusB: protein MSRRRQGRELVLGCLYAHFSTGEAAEAIFRAQAGRVTYDADTLAYAKRLFLRAISEAETIDRVIRDRALNWDFARIGLVEKNILRMGIAELWFFPETPAKVVIDEAVDLAREFGAAESGTFINGILDAVYKAMDQAPSDKP, encoded by the coding sequence ATGAGCCGACGCCGTCAGGGGAGAGAGTTGGTCCTTGGATGTCTTTACGCCCATTTCTCCACCGGCGAGGCGGCCGAGGCGATCTTCCGCGCCCAGGCCGGGCGGGTCACCTATGACGCCGACACGCTGGCCTACGCCAAGCGGCTCTTCCTGCGCGCCATCAGCGAGGCGGAGACGATCGACCGCGTTATCCGCGACCGCGCCCTGAACTGGGATTTTGCCCGCATCGGCCTGGTCGAAAAGAACATCCTCCGCATGGGAATCGCCGAACTCTGGTTTTTCCCCGAAACTCCCGCCAAAGTGGTCATCGATGAGGCCGTCGATCTGGCCCGCGAGTTCGGCGCCGCCGAGTCGGGCACCTTCATCAACGGGATCCTCGACGCGGTGTATAAAGCGATGGACCAGGCACCGTCCGACAAACCCTGA
- a CDS encoding glycosyltransferase family 4 protein has translation MRILILNWQDRKHPYAGGAEVHLHEIFSRLGARGHQVTLLCCGFDRAPSEEEYDHMRIIRRGGRLLFNWGVPDWTRELMRRETFDVVVDDINKIPFYSARFVEKPILTVVHHLFGKAIFREVNPIAGAYVYLAESLVPRYYRGLPVMAVSESTRDDLVSKGMSRELIRVVHNGIDLAQYTPDPTVPKAPNPTLCFLGRVKRYKSIDHLLQAIARLQTEIPNLAAHIIGSGGDEPRLKAIAERLGIAGRVTFHGFAEANRKIDLVRRCWAVVCPSVKEGWGLTNIEANACGTPVICADVPGLRDSARDDQTGLLYPYGDIGALTERIRRLLTDADLRARLERGALEWAQRFSWDQAAEQTEAILRQVAGGDPAIGRER, from the coding sequence ATGCGCATCCTCATCCTCAACTGGCAGGACCGCAAACACCCGTATGCGGGTGGGGCGGAGGTCCATCTCCATGAGATCTTCTCCCGCCTCGGCGCGCGCGGCCATCAGGTCACTCTGCTCTGTTGCGGCTTCGACCGGGCGCCGTCAGAGGAGGAGTACGATCACATGCGGATCATCCGTCGCGGCGGACGGCTCCTCTTCAATTGGGGGGTGCCGGACTGGACCCGCGAGCTGATGCGGCGCGAGACGTTCGATGTCGTCGTCGATGACATCAACAAGATCCCGTTCTATTCGGCGCGCTTCGTGGAGAAGCCGATCCTGACGGTCGTCCATCACCTCTTCGGCAAAGCGATCTTCCGCGAAGTCAACCCGATCGCGGGGGCCTATGTCTACCTGGCCGAATCGCTGGTGCCGCGCTACTACCGCGGGCTGCCGGTCATGGCGGTCTCGGAGAGCACGCGCGATGACCTGGTGTCCAAGGGGATGAGCCGCGAGTTGATCCGGGTCGTCCACAACGGCATCGATCTGGCCCAGTACACGCCTGATCCGACGGTGCCCAAGGCGCCCAATCCCACCCTCTGCTTTCTCGGACGGGTGAAACGCTACAAGTCGATCGACCATCTGCTGCAGGCCATCGCCCGTCTGCAAACGGAGATCCCGAATCTGGCGGCGCACATCATCGGCTCCGGCGGCGATGAGCCGCGTTTGAAGGCCATCGCCGAACGGTTGGGAATCGCCGGCCGGGTCACCTTCCATGGGTTCGCCGAAGCCAACAGGAAAATCGACCTGGTCCGCCGCTGCTGGGCGGTGGTTTGCCCGTCGGTTAAGGAGGGGTGGGGGCTGACCAATATCGAGGCCAACGCCTGCGGCACGCCGGTCATCTGCGCCGATGTCCCCGGGCTGCGTGATTCGGCGCGTGATGACCAAACCGGACTCTTGTATCCTTATGGCGACATCGGGGCGCTGACCGAGCGCATCCGGCGCCTGTTGACCGACGCCGACCTGCGGGCCCGCCTCGAACGCGGGGCGCTGGAATGGGCGCAACGGTTCAGCTGGGATCAGGCCGCCGAACAGACCGAGGCGATTCTCCGTCAGGTGGCCGGCGGCGACCCCGCCATCGGACGTGAGCGGTAG
- a CDS encoding dockerin type I domain-containing protein, producing MIPAALKLIATTDRRGDLNADGAFDVVDVVAVAAVAFRAQSLPEPPFIADVNSDGVAADPLDVARLINHVFRSGPPPGP from the coding sequence GTGATCCCGGCGGCGCTGAAGCTGATTGCGACAACCGACCGCCGCGGCGATTTGAATGCCGATGGCGCCTTCGATGTCGTCGATGTGGTCGCAGTGGCGGCGGTGGCATTTCGCGCGCAGTCGCTGCCCGAACCGCCGTTTATCGCCGATGTCAACAGCGACGGTGTGGCCGCCGACCCGCTCGATGTCGCGCGCCTGATCAACCACGTCTTCCGCAGTGGCCCGCCGCCGGGACCGTGA